From a region of the Candidatus Blochmanniella camponoti genome:
- the fabG gene encoding 3-oxoacyl-ACP reductase FabG codes for MNFNGKIVLVTGARRGIGRAILEMFTMYGATVIGTATSELGVRDINRYLRNQGKGMQLNVTDKCSIDLFFEKMRQEFDSVDILVNNAGIVQDNILLYMKDDTWQSVIDVNLTAVYRMSKAVIKSMIKKHYGRIINIGSVVGVMGNAGQTNYSAAKSGLIGFTKSLAREVASRGITVNLVTPGFICTDMVKKLTDKQKNDILLQIPVNRFGDPKDVAYAVIFFASDHSNYITGQTMHINGGMYMG; via the coding sequence ATGAATTTTAATGGAAAAATTGTCTTAGTAACTGGTGCTCGTCGCGGTATTGGTCGTGCTATTCTCGAAATGTTTACAATGTACGGAGCTACTGTAATAGGAACTGCAACTAGTGAATTAGGTGTCAGAGACATTAATAGGTATTTAAGAAATCAAGGAAAAGGGATGCAATTAAATGTTACAGATAAATGTTCTATCGATCTTTTTTTTGAAAAAATGCGCCAAGAATTTGATAGTGTTGATATATTAGTGAATAATGCTGGTATCGTTCAAGATAATATTTTGTTATATATGAAAGATGATACATGGCAATCTGTTATTGACGTAAATTTAACCGCTGTATACCGTATGTCTAAAGCGGTAATAAAATCGATGATAAAAAAACATTATGGTAGAATTATTAATATTGGTTCTGTAGTTGGTGTTATGGGCAATGCTGGGCAAACAAATTATTCGGCTGCTAAATCAGGATTGATTGGGTTCACAAAGTCTTTAGCTCGTGAAGTTGCTTCGAGAGGCATTACGGTTAATCTGGTAACACCAGGATTTATTTGTACAGATATGGTTAAAAAATTAACTGATAAACAAAAAAATGATATTTTATTACAAATACCAGTTAATCGTTTTGGAGATCCCAAAGATGTGGCTTATGCGGTAATATTTTTTGCTTCTGATCATTCAAACTATATTACTGGGCAAACGATGCATATTAATGGAGGAATGTATATGGGTTAA
- the fabD gene encoding ACP S-malonyltransferase — protein sequence MNTLAVVFPGQAAQQVGMLRTLSEHYPLVKETFSEVSEILGYDIWKLVQCGPATELNKTYRAQPAILTASVAVWRIWKQQGGCTPKIMAGHSLGEYSALVCAEGMDLYSAVKLVMIRGMLMQEAVPYGRGAMSVIIGLSDDVVFELCKAAQQDQIVSPASFNGPGHVVIAGHKEAVNRVNLCCKNAGAKHILMLPISVPSHCSLMKPVVVKFRKELEKIVITTPRIPVVNNVDACVEWEPKDIRNALIRQLYTPVRWHEIVQYCIHQKIKRFLEMGPGKILTGLIRSTVSDVFSLSVNDPISLSEAIKINKN from the coding sequence ATGAATACATTAGCTGTGGTATTTCCAGGACAGGCAGCTCAACAAGTAGGGATGCTAAGAACTCTTTCGGAACATTATCCGTTAGTAAAAGAGACTTTTTCTGAAGTATCGGAGATCCTAGGTTATGATATATGGAAATTGGTACAATGTGGGCCTGCTACAGAATTAAATAAAACTTATCGAGCACAGCCAGCTATTTTAACAGCTTCAGTAGCTGTTTGGAGAATATGGAAACAGCAGGGAGGTTGTACACCAAAGATAATGGCTGGTCATAGTTTAGGAGAATATTCTGCTTTAGTATGCGCGGAAGGTATGGATTTGTATTCTGCAGTTAAATTAGTAATGATACGTGGTATGTTAATGCAAGAAGCAGTACCGTATGGACGTGGAGCTATGTCTGTAATTATCGGGCTAAGTGATGATGTTGTTTTTGAATTATGCAAAGCAGCACAACAAGATCAAATTGTTTCTCCTGCTAGTTTTAATGGGCCTGGACATGTGGTTATTGCCGGACATAAAGAAGCAGTAAATCGTGTCAATTTGTGTTGTAAAAATGCAGGTGCTAAACATATACTTATGCTGCCGATTAGTGTTCCATCGCATTGCTCATTAATGAAACCAGTGGTTGTAAAATTCAGAAAAGAATTAGAAAAAATCGTCATTACTACTCCTAGAATACCAGTAGTAAATAATGTTGATGCATGTGTTGAGTGGGAACCTAAAGATATTCGTAATGCATTAATACGGCAATTATATACTCCGGTGCGTTGGCATGAAATCGTGCAATATTGCATTCATCAAAAAATTAAAAGATTTTTAGAAATGGGACCTGGAAAAATATTAACCGGATTGATACGTAGTACTGTTAGTGATGTGTTTAGTTTGTCAGTAAATGATCCTATTTCTTTGTCAGAAGCAATTAAAATTAATAAAAATTGA
- a CDS encoding beta-ketoacyl-ACP synthase III, with product MFTRILGTGSYLPKNIRSNIVLEKMVDTSHEWIVARTGIQERRISTSDETVAKMGYFAAKRALDMSRVHADKVGIIIVATTSSSHAFPSSACQIQRDLHIRDTIAFDLSAACSGFVYALGVADQYVKNGSVDYALVVGSDTLSHTLNPRDRGTLILFGDGAGAVVLGRSKTPGIISIHLHADGDHGDLLTLPNCNRKSPTISNYLTMSGNKVFKIAVSVLARVIDETLNVNNLHQDELDWLVPHQANLRIISATAKRLDMDMRKVVITLDRHGNTSAASVPLALDEAVRDGRIKSGQLVLLEAFGAGFTWGSALLRF from the coding sequence ATGTTTACTAGAATTCTTGGAACAGGGAGTTATTTACCTAAAAACATTAGATCTAATATTGTTTTAGAAAAAATGGTAGATACATCGCATGAATGGATTGTTGCCCGTACTGGTATTCAAGAACGGCGTATTTCTACTTCTGATGAAACTGTTGCCAAAATGGGTTATTTTGCTGCTAAAAGAGCTTTAGATATGTCTCGTGTGCACGCTGACAAAGTAGGGATTATTATTGTTGCAACTACATCTTCCAGTCATGCATTTCCTAGTTCAGCATGTCAAATTCAACGTGATCTACATATACGAGATACTATTGCCTTCGACTTATCAGCAGCTTGTTCTGGATTTGTTTATGCGCTAGGTGTAGCAGATCAATATGTTAAAAATGGAAGTGTAGATTATGCTTTGGTTGTAGGATCAGATACTTTAAGTCATACTCTAAATCCTAGAGATCGTGGAACATTGATTTTATTTGGGGATGGAGCAGGGGCAGTAGTACTTGGTCGTTCGAAAACACCAGGTATTATTTCTATTCACTTACATGCAGATGGAGATCATGGGGATTTATTGACTCTGCCTAATTGTAATAGGAAGAGTCCTACTATATCTAATTATTTAACCATGTCTGGCAACAAAGTATTTAAAATAGCTGTTTCTGTTTTAGCGCGCGTTATAGATGAAACTTTGAATGTTAACAATTTACATCAAGATGAATTAGATTGGTTAGTCCCTCATCAGGCTAATTTAAGAATTATTTCTGCTACTGCTAAACGATTAGATATGGATATGAGAAAAGTAGTAATTACGCTTGATAGACATGGGAATACATCTGCAGCTTCTGTTCCTTTAGCGTTAGATGAAGCTGTACGTGATGGTCGCATTAAGTCAGGTCAACTAGTATTACTAGAAGCGTTTGGGGCTGGATTTACCTGGGGTTCAGCGTTGTTACGGTTTTAA
- the plsX gene encoding phosphate acyltransferase PlsX, giving the protein MGGDFGPVVTVPASLQALSLYPKLRLLLVGNPDAILPILAASKSIGLLDRLTVIPAKSVISGDVRPAQAIRVSKDTSMRVALELIKSGRAHACVSAGNTGALMGLSKLVLKSVHGIERPALTTLLPHQKQGKTVILDLGANISCDGAMLVQFAIMGSVLSQQILGVSNPRVALLNIGSEETKGLDNIRHASRILHTISSIHYVGYVEANDLLMGKTDVLVCDGFIGNITLKTMEGVIRVILSTLQSSGKKNKLNWFMQIINFWIRKYLFKQFNQFNPDWYNGAHLVGLRSTVIKSHGAANQHAFIAAITQAMHAVEREVPEKISHQLSAVLSKNNH; this is encoded by the coding sequence ATGGGTGGCGATTTTGGTCCTGTGGTAACGGTGCCTGCTTCTTTACAAGCATTATCTTTATATCCAAAACTTAGATTGTTACTTGTTGGAAATCCTGATGCAATTTTACCCATATTAGCAGCATCAAAGTCTATAGGTCTTCTTGATAGATTAACTGTTATTCCAGCAAAATCGGTAATAAGCGGAGATGTGAGGCCTGCTCAAGCTATCAGAGTAAGCAAAGATACCTCGATGCGTGTAGCTTTAGAGCTTATCAAGTCGGGTCGCGCTCACGCTTGTGTTAGCGCAGGAAATACAGGGGCTCTCATGGGTTTGTCTAAATTAGTGCTTAAGTCTGTACACGGTATTGAACGTCCTGCTTTAACAACGTTGCTGCCGCACCAAAAACAAGGAAAAACTGTTATTTTAGATTTAGGCGCGAATATTTCATGTGATGGAGCAATGCTGGTACAGTTTGCGATCATGGGTTCAGTATTGTCACAGCAAATTTTAGGAGTAAGTAATCCAAGAGTAGCATTATTAAATATCGGATCGGAAGAAACTAAAGGATTGGATAATATTCGTCATGCTTCCAGGATATTGCATACTATTTCATCAATTCATTATGTTGGTTATGTTGAGGCAAATGATTTATTAATGGGGAAAACAGATGTTTTGGTTTGTGATGGATTTATTGGCAATATTACTTTAAAGACTATGGAAGGAGTTATAAGAGTTATTTTATCAACATTACAATCGTCAGGAAAAAAAAATAAGCTGAACTGGTTTATGCAAATTATTAATTTTTGGATCAGAAAGTATCTGTTTAAGCAATTTAATCAATTTAACCCTGATTGGTATAATGGTGCTCACTTGGTAGGTTTACGTAGTACGGTAATAAAAAGTCACGGAGCAGCTAATCAACACGCATTTATTGCCGCTATCACACAGGCAATGCATGCCGTGGAACGGGAGGTTCCAGAAAAAATTTCTCATCAATTAAGTGCAGTGCTATCTAAAAATAATCATTAA
- the rpmF gene encoding 50S ribosomal protein L32: MAVQQNKSTRSTRGMRRSHHALRSVTISIDRTSGEIHRRHCVTFDGFYRGRKMIEK; encoded by the coding sequence ATGGCCGTACAACAAAATAAATCTACTCGTTCTACAAGAGGAATGCGTCGTTCTCATCATGCGCTGCGTTCGGTTACTATATCAATAGATCGGACATCTGGAGAAATACATCGACGTCATTGTGTTACTTTTGATGGATTTTATCGTGGGCGAAAAATGATTGAGAAGTAA
- the rluC gene encoding 23S rRNA pseudouridine(955/2504/2580) synthase RluC: MKEHDIHIHSIRISSSSSGQRIDNFLYTYLKVAPKSMIYRIIRTGAIRVNKKRIKFQYKLQIGDLLRIPPIRGIKINRFNTKYMEEVAFLQNIIIYEDDYLLALNKPTGIAAHGGSGLKFGVIEGLRALRPKAQFLELVHRLDRETSGVLLVAKKRTALVYLHEQLRLQNMKKEYLALVHGKWDVNLQIVSAPLFKKNTLLNSSRVVYIDSEKGKFSTTHFQIKEYFDSVATFLAIKPITGRTHQIRVHTQYASHPIVGDNRYGNYQSNTLFKRFGFNRLFLHASILRFIHPNTKKNFHIYAPLGQSFHNCLFFLRNLSIKKL, from the coding sequence ATGAAAGAACATGATATTCATATACATTCTATTAGAATTTCTTCAAGTTCTTCTGGTCAAAGAATTGATAATTTTTTGTATACTTATTTAAAAGTAGCACCTAAATCTATGATTTATAGAATTATACGAACTGGTGCAATACGTGTTAACAAAAAAAGAATTAAATTTCAGTATAAGTTGCAAATAGGAGATTTATTAAGAATTCCTCCAATAAGAGGAATAAAAATCAATAGATTTAATACGAAATATATGGAAGAAGTTGCATTTTTACAGAATATCATAATTTATGAAGATGATTATTTATTAGCACTGAACAAGCCTACTGGCATTGCTGCACATGGAGGAAGTGGTCTTAAATTTGGTGTTATTGAAGGATTACGAGCATTGCGTCCTAAAGCACAGTTTTTAGAGTTAGTTCATCGTTTAGATAGAGAAACTTCTGGTGTGTTATTAGTGGCTAAAAAACGTACTGCTTTAGTATATTTACATGAACAGTTACGTTTACAAAATATGAAAAAGGAATATTTAGCTTTAGTACATGGAAAATGGGATGTAAATCTACAAATAGTATCCGCGCCATTGTTTAAAAAAAACACTTTACTTAACAGTAGCAGAGTTGTTTACATAGACTCGGAAAAGGGAAAATTTTCTACAACTCATTTTCAAATTAAAGAATATTTTGATAGCGTAGCGACTTTTCTGGCAATTAAACCTATTACTGGACGCACACATCAGATTAGAGTACATACTCAATACGCGAGTCATCCTATTGTAGGGGATAACCGGTATGGTAATTATCAATCTAATACTCTATTTAAACGATTTGGATTTAATCGATTATTCTTACATGCTTCTATATTGCGTTTTATCCATCCAAACACAAAAAAAAATTTCCATATATATGCGCCATTAGGTCAATCATTTCACAATTGCTTATTTTTTTTAAGAAATTTATCTATAAAAAAATTGTGA
- the rne gene encoding ribonuclease E, with product MKRMLINATQQEELRVALVDGQRLYDLDIETVGHEQKKSNIYKGKIIRIEPSLEAVFVDYGVERHGFLPIKEISHEYFLSSSSSYNKFNIKEILCEGQELIVQIDKEERGNKGAALTTFISLAGSYLVLMPNNPKSGGISRRIEGNDRIGLKEILSTLELPEGMSLIIRTAGLGKSIEALEWDLTSRLQHWKTIKNTAAKHLAPFLIHQDSNVIVRAFRDYLRPDIGEILIDNPKIMNLAKEHITSLGRPDFTKKIKFYNGDIPLFSHYQIESQIESAFQREVRLPSGGSIIIDTTEALTAIDINSARSTKGADIEDTAFHTNLEATDEIARQLRLRDVGGLIVIDFIDMTPIRHQREIENSLKIAVHQDRARIQIGHISKFGLLELSRQRLSTSLGELSHHICPRCSGTGSIRDNESLSLSILRLIEEEALKDNTYEVHAIVPVAIASYLLNEKRKAISDIEQRQKGVRAIIVPYEQMKTPNYEVRRIRKGETYNKPSYLLATNQDYETTQSSGEIISSNYTYTTEKLQPKTSTASNLVPIYNKIFYYANFKLQFKSKREISWFDKIKNCCHKILSLCITSYNNLKQILSKIITKNINWIYTKIIYQHRPSQNTNHYLKPYPNFYSKYSSSNNNKKNYTHNTKNKTDLNNHKKITDFFNKDNSNNTKSLSKFNDNIYKSVPTPCYTNPTQSIEKITKKPAIRRYKKRYTHNVKHQHLNKAHHSEYWIWRKHHQSEHILHMKVNKEPVVPININSYRIYNTANSCVFDKKTTVAEVNSNTIDNSTNIHISALTSNTLHIPKNTNTIIHYPHVTPKHYNNISQQDNNNRTQLIRRIRRSSRHFRINFKYRLQRRREKIALKKYNNITK from the coding sequence ATGAAAAGAATGTTAATTAACGCTACTCAACAAGAAGAATTACGAGTAGCATTAGTAGATGGGCAACGATTATATGATCTAGATATTGAAACAGTAGGTCATGAACAAAAAAAATCAAATATTTATAAAGGAAAAATTATCCGAATTGAACCTAGTTTAGAAGCAGTATTTGTAGATTATGGAGTCGAACGACATGGATTTCTTCCTATAAAAGAAATCTCACACGAATATTTTCTTTCTTCGTCATCTTCCTATAATAAGTTCAATATTAAAGAAATTTTATGTGAAGGACAAGAACTAATTGTACAAATAGATAAAGAAGAAAGAGGAAATAAAGGTGCTGCATTAACTACTTTTATCAGTTTAGCAGGTAGCTATTTAGTACTCATGCCAAATAATCCCAAATCCGGTGGAATCTCAAGACGAATTGAGGGAAACGATCGTATCGGATTAAAAGAAATTCTATCTACTTTAGAATTACCTGAAGGAATGAGTTTAATTATTCGTACCGCTGGGTTGGGAAAATCTATCGAGGCATTAGAATGGGATTTAACTTCTCGCTTGCAACATTGGAAAACCATCAAAAATACTGCAGCAAAGCACTTGGCTCCTTTTTTAATTCATCAGGATAGTAATGTTATTGTACGTGCATTTCGAGATTATTTACGCCCAGATATAGGAGAAATTTTAATTGATAATCCCAAAATTATGAATTTAGCTAAAGAACATATAACTTCTTTAGGTCGCCCAGATTTCACTAAAAAAATAAAATTTTATAATGGCGATATTCCTTTATTTAGTCACTACCAGATAGAATCTCAAATAGAATCAGCGTTTCAACGAGAAGTAAGATTGCCATCTGGAGGCTCCATTATTATAGACACTACCGAAGCTCTAACAGCAATCGATATTAATTCTGCACGCTCCACTAAAGGAGCAGACATTGAAGATACAGCTTTTCATACCAATTTAGAAGCAACTGATGAAATAGCACGTCAGTTACGTCTTCGTGATGTAGGCGGATTAATTGTTATAGATTTCATAGACATGACTCCAATTCGACATCAACGAGAAATTGAAAATAGCTTAAAAATAGCGGTGCATCAGGATCGTGCCCGCATTCAGATAGGACATATTTCTAAATTTGGTCTATTAGAACTATCTAGACAAAGATTAAGTACGTCGCTTGGAGAATTAAGTCATCATATTTGCCCACGTTGCAGCGGAACAGGCAGCATTCGTGACAATGAATCTCTTTCTCTATCAATTTTACGTTTAATTGAAGAAGAAGCGCTAAAAGATAATACTTATGAAGTACATGCTATCGTTCCTGTAGCTATCGCCTCATATTTACTCAATGAAAAACGAAAAGCCATTAGCGATATAGAACAACGACAAAAAGGAGTTCGTGCCATCATAGTACCTTACGAACAAATGAAAACTCCAAATTACGAAGTACGACGTATACGTAAAGGAGAAACATACAATAAACCAAGCTATTTGTTAGCAACAAATCAAGACTATGAAACAACCCAATCATCAGGAGAAATAATTTCTTCAAATTACACTTATACTACAGAAAAACTACAGCCAAAAACAAGCACCGCATCAAATTTAGTACCTATTTATAACAAAATTTTTTATTATGCAAATTTCAAATTGCAATTTAAATCAAAAAGAGAAATATCATGGTTTGATAAAATCAAAAATTGTTGCCATAAAATACTCAGTTTATGTATTACAAGTTATAATAATTTAAAACAAATATTATCAAAAATAATCACCAAAAACATTAATTGGATATATACTAAAATTATATATCAACACAGACCATCTCAAAACACAAATCATTATTTAAAGCCATATCCGAATTTTTATTCTAAATACAGTAGTAGTAATAATAATAAAAAAAATTATACCCATAATACAAAAAACAAAACTGATTTAAATAATCATAAAAAAATAACAGATTTTTTTAATAAAGATAATAGTAACAATACTAAGTCTCTATCGAAATTTAATGACAATATTTACAAATCTGTACCTACTCCCTGCTACACTAATCCAACACAGTCTATTGAAAAAATAACGAAAAAACCAGCTATACGGAGATATAAAAAAAGATATACGCACAACGTCAAACATCAGCACTTAAATAAGGCACATCATTCAGAATATTGGATATGGCGAAAACATCACCAATCTGAGCACATCTTGCATATGAAAGTAAATAAAGAACCAGTAGTACCTATAAATATCAATTCCTACAGGATATATAATACAGCAAATTCCTGCGTTTTTGACAAAAAAACCACCGTTGCTGAAGTAAACTCTAATACTATTGATAATTCTACAAATATTCATATCTCTGCTTTGACATCAAATACTCTACATATTCCAAAAAATACCAATACTATTATACACTATCCACATGTCACTCCTAAACATTATAACAACATATCTCAACAAGACAACAATAACCGCACACAACTAATTCGGCGTATACGCCGATCTTCTCGTCATTTTCGTATCAATTTTAAATACCGATTACAACGACGTCGAGAAAAAATTGCCTTAAAAAAATACAATAATATTACTAAATAA